The region TTTGATGCATTTTTCATTTGCTTTTCCTTCTACCGGCGGCACATCAAGCTTTATTTTTAAACTGTCGTCCATTATACCCGAAATTTCGCACTTTGAAGAGTTAGGTACGACTTTTACACTTAATTTTATACCGTTTTCGAGTTTGGTTATTTTAAGAACATTATTACTTGATTTGTTCATATTGTGTATATTACCCATAAAGAGTACAATATTATAAATAAATTAAACGAATCGTTAATTATAAAAAATGCATAAGCAACTTTTTGACCAATTAGGTACCATTCTAAAACAACAAAAGAGACCTGAACAGGATGTTGAAAAAATTCATTCAGCATTCGATTTTGCGGCGGGTTTGCATGAAGGGCAATATAGAGCAAGTGAAGAGCCTTATATTCTTCATCCTCTTGAAGTTGCCTGTATTCTGGCTGATTTGCAGGCGGATACTGATACTATTTGTGCAGCTTTGCTGCATGATACTCTGGAAGATACAGAAACCAGCCCTGAAGCTATAAAATCACGTTTTGGTCAAGATGTTTTAACACTGGTAAGCGGTGTTACTAAACTGAGCAAATTCAGCTTCAGTTCTAAAGAAGAACGTCAGGCGGAAAATTTCAGAAAAATGTTCCTTGCAATGGCAGAGGATATAAGGATAATTTTCCTTAAATTGGCAGACAGGCTTCATAATATGAGAACTTTGAACTACATGAAGCTTGAAAAACAAAAAGAAATTGCAAAAGAAACCCTCGAAATTTTTGTTCCGTTAGCCAACAGACTCGGAATGGGCTTGGTAAAAACAGAGCTTGAAGATCTTTCTTTAAGATACAGCAATCCTGAAAAATATTTTGAAATTGCGCAGTTGGTGGCTCAGGCAAAGGCCGAGAGAGATCATACCATCCAAACAATTATAGAAAAAATCGACAATAATTTAAAAGCAATGCATATAAAAGCGGTAATAACCGGTAGAGCAAAAAGTTATTACAGTATTTTCTCAAAAATGCACCGTAAACAAATGTCATATCAGGATTTGTATGATATAACCGCTGTTAGAGTGATAGTTGATGATGAAAAAGAATGTTACGAAGTTCTCGGGCTTATTCACTCTGCGTTCAAGCCAATTCCCGGGCGTTTTAAAGATTACATAGCCATGCCTAAAAACAACCTTTACAGGTCATTGCATACTTCTGTAATTGGACCGAGGGGCAAGCCTCTTGAGGTTCAAATAAGAACACATGAAATGCATGAAATAGCAGAACACGGTCTAGCTGCCCATT is a window of bacterium DNA encoding:
- a CDS encoding DUF167 domain-containing protein, with protein sequence MNKSSNNVLKITKLENGIKLSVKVVPNSSKCEISGIMDDSLKIKLDVPPVEGKANEKCIKFLAKILGISKTSITIVSGETNKNKILFIKGDAEELNSKIQNFL